In the Leptospira sp. WS4.C2 genome, one interval contains:
- a CDS encoding DUF4442 domain-containing protein encodes MKKISWKKRFKIWLFNFYPPYLGAGIRIKEIAPDFSYFRSEMNLRFYNRNYVGVHFGGSLYSMCDPFFMLILLERLGSDYIVWDKAGNMIFVKPGMGKVIAEFRISDSEIERIKEEIEVKKKGDYLFTTDVKNEAGEVIAKLEKTVYIRKRGRLPVQNG; translated from the coding sequence ATGAAGAAGATCTCTTGGAAAAAAAGATTCAAAATTTGGTTATTTAACTTTTATCCTCCTTATCTCGGAGCCGGAATTCGCATCAAAGAAATTGCACCGGACTTTTCCTATTTTCGTTCGGAAATGAACTTAAGATTCTATAACAGAAATTATGTGGGAGTTCATTTTGGTGGATCATTATATTCTATGTGTGATCCATTTTTTATGTTAATCCTTTTGGAAAGACTCGGATCCGATTATATTGTTTGGGACAAAGCTGGAAATATGATCTTTGTCAAACCGGGAATGGGTAAGGTCATTGCTGAGTTTCGCATTTCCGATTCGGAGATTGAAAGAATTAAAGAAGAAATCGAAGTGAAGAAAAAAGGGGATTATCTTTTTACAACGGACGTAAAAAACGAAGCCGGTGAGGTGATTGCTAAACTGGAAAAGACAGTCTACATTCGCAAACGGGGAAGACTCCCCGTCCAGAACGGATAA
- a CDS encoding DMT family transporter, producing MNLKFLLLLIFAMVSWGISWPIGKMIAGTVPISVLVFWRFFATFLSVIPLLLVMRLPFKLKTGKDYWNVLIGGIIYTFYNQFFFMGLKNGLPGAGGVLVTTLNPIVTFFIVVLVQKKRISKRQVIGLFFGFIGGLVILQVWKISIDYLLLSGNLFFLLCSFVWATLSLNSQSTGKSMSPITYSFYVYAVGSVIEFLFCFNDPSFWKVWSMGFDFWASIFYLTVISTTFGTTVYFYAATRLGSEIASSFIFIVPLSAYLSSFLILDEVVQIPVIIGGSLAILAVYLINSKQKRKEPNL from the coding sequence TTGAACCTTAAATTTTTACTTCTACTCATATTTGCCATGGTTTCTTGGGGGATTTCTTGGCCTATTGGCAAAATGATCGCAGGAACGGTTCCCATTTCTGTTTTGGTTTTCTGGAGATTTTTTGCCACTTTTCTTTCTGTCATTCCCTTACTTCTGGTGATGCGACTTCCCTTTAAGCTCAAAACAGGGAAAGACTATTGGAATGTTCTCATCGGTGGAATCATTTATACCTTTTACAATCAATTCTTCTTTATGGGTCTTAAGAATGGACTACCCGGGGCAGGAGGAGTTCTTGTTACCACTCTCAATCCAATTGTTACATTTTTTATCGTTGTGCTAGTACAAAAGAAACGAATTTCGAAACGACAAGTGATCGGTTTGTTTTTTGGATTTATTGGTGGCCTTGTGATTTTACAAGTTTGGAAGATCAGCATCGATTATCTATTGTTATCTGGAAATTTATTCTTTTTGTTATGTTCTTTTGTTTGGGCTACACTTTCACTCAATAGCCAATCCACGGGAAAATCCATGTCTCCTATCACCTATAGTTTTTATGTTTATGCAGTGGGATCTGTCATTGAATTCTTATTTTGTTTTAATGACCCTAGTTTTTGGAAAGTATGGAGTATGGGCTTTGATTTTTGGGCTTCGATCTTCTATTTGACAGTGATCTCGACTACTTTTGGAACCACCGTTTATTTTTATGCTGCCACTAGGTTGGGATCAGAGATTGCGAGTAGTTTTATCTTTATCGTTCCACTCTCTGCGTATTTGAGTAGTTTTTTGATTTTGGATGAAGTAGTTCAAATTCCTGTTATCATAGGGGGATCTTTAGCCATCCTTGCTGTCTATTTAATCAATTCGAAACAAAAAAGAAAGGAACCGAATCTTTGA
- a CDS encoding AEC family transporter — MENFLLLGICFGLGLFFRRLPQFPESTPKVLNGFILFISLPSLVLYHVHELKVDATSLLPSSMPWFVFGIAVVFFLSLYKLKVLKFHTAVCLVLTAGLGNTSFVGFPLLETYLGKQSLGYGILSDQLGTFMVLSFPGIILASIAMDGKWDLTTLVKRVLGFAPIYALFVAILTRQFAYPEAVKMVLLRLGDTLTPLALVSVGFMLDMRTIAGHGRVLALGLSFKLILAPLFVYWIYSPLKEDTLLYQTIVLESAMAPMVTSTVITIEKNISPHLASLMLGIGIPISFGTTYVLNFLLKGNYI, encoded by the coding sequence ATGGAAAACTTTTTACTGTTGGGAATTTGTTTTGGTTTGGGGTTATTTTTTCGAAGATTACCCCAGTTTCCAGAATCTACACCTAAAGTTTTAAATGGGTTTATCCTTTTTATTTCTTTGCCTTCTCTTGTTTTGTATCATGTCCATGAATTAAAAGTGGATGCGACTTCTCTTTTGCCTTCCTCAATGCCTTGGTTTGTCTTCGGGATCGCTGTGGTATTTTTTCTTAGTTTGTATAAACTAAAGGTTTTAAAGTTTCACACTGCCGTTTGTTTGGTGTTAACTGCCGGTCTTGGCAATACCTCTTTTGTTGGGTTTCCGCTACTCGAAACCTATTTAGGAAAACAATCTTTGGGTTATGGAATTTTGTCGGACCAATTGGGAACTTTTATGGTTCTTAGTTTTCCAGGAATCATTTTGGCTTCGATTGCTATGGATGGAAAGTGGGATCTAACAACACTTGTCAAACGAGTTCTTGGATTTGCACCCATCTATGCTTTGTTTGTTGCCATCCTCACTCGCCAATTTGCTTACCCCGAAGCAGTGAAGATGGTCTTACTCAGGTTAGGTGACACGCTTACGCCTCTCGCATTAGTATCAGTAGGGTTTATGTTGGATATGAGAACCATCGCGGGTCACGGTAGAGTTCTGGCATTGGGACTCAGTTTTAAACTTATCCTTGCTCCTTTGTTTGTATATTGGATTTACTCACCGTTAAAAGAAGACACCTTACTCTACCAAACCATTGTTTTGGAATCGGCAATGGCTCCCATGGTCACATCTACAGTAATTACTATTGAAAAAAATATTTCTCCTCATTTAGCAAGCCTTATGTTGGGTATTGGAATTCCTATTTCCTTTGGCACCACTTATGTTCTCAACTTTTTGTTGAAAGGAAACTACATTTGA
- a CDS encoding 1-acyl-sn-glycerol-3-phosphate acyltransferase, producing MQIAYNDLKHAVLGSGPMGIIIASILAQKFDPITLWIPDKELVELLKKRRQTEIMGKTIDLPDHIDIVSSLDPFGRDDWTFHVAVPSRSFLDSVHALLEVLEPTNSYVFSFLTKGILDSKNRKKTGFITYSQYLQNYLKERNFSNASVAVVNGPSLLGEILDEKFSFFNIGSYEKETSEYLSEVLTSNFINTSVTDDVVGMEIVGVAKNPMAIASGIVSLLPRYGANLLGEILSVGFQEVRDLAMRYGARPDSVMGRSGLADFITTATSNKSRNRGFGQKIVGELLSGGEKLSIKDRIEIFFAPRSFIERESTKWHDNVEGTYALSILIELANEIRLPFTLHRTLFDVLTRKQPPDALVDLICGKKTESKNIPLVVQKKVGLNLTSGIDFQNLLVDRILKHISNVPGSVARVKKQASAVIESTQKRLTKATRKKQKLDEVKFEAELEIWQRFQNCQKDEENTLVKELVRFYVTEIADNYSPTVRESVLRFVAPIRLFSGGFLKGSMIPHIGGKTEVVKALSSKYNLLYAPTHRSHLDSVEVAYSLFHLGLPVPRYAAGINLMSNPFWEWMLKSLGAYAVDRERTRNSLYLECLTLYSQVMLEQGIPSLVYPEGTRSRTGAIVPVKTGLLTTAVNAFRSSGTEIVIVPISVSYETVPEDNQFCNMPEELGMAGFLAKRSNVYVEFCDPIPISEYAHTEDPTLELSYRITKGWKQYHKILPNQIVAKILAENDFSIELSQSTMLVEDFISRHDGNYLIKDPEEVWEKGRKILEKRKMIEESNRVIHSKNDALLLYYASMIPEDEDKKY from the coding sequence ATGCAAATAGCCTATAACGACTTAAAACACGCAGTTCTCGGAAGCGGCCCCATGGGTATTATTATCGCTTCCATTTTGGCACAGAAGTTCGACCCCATTACTCTCTGGATTCCAGACAAAGAATTGGTAGAGCTTCTAAAAAAAAGACGCCAAACAGAGATTATGGGAAAGACAATTGATCTTCCTGACCATATCGACATCGTATCCAGTTTGGATCCTTTTGGAAGAGATGATTGGACATTCCACGTAGCTGTTCCTTCTCGCTCATTTCTGGATAGTGTTCATGCACTATTGGAAGTTTTAGAACCCACCAATAGTTATGTATTTTCTTTTTTAACCAAAGGAATTTTGGATTCTAAAAACAGAAAAAAAACAGGATTCATTACTTACTCTCAATACCTACAAAACTATTTAAAAGAAAGAAATTTCTCTAATGCCTCTGTTGCTGTGGTCAATGGTCCTTCCCTTCTAGGCGAAATCTTAGATGAAAAATTTAGTTTCTTTAATATTGGATCTTATGAAAAAGAAACTTCAGAGTATCTTTCCGAAGTATTAACTTCTAATTTTATTAATACTTCTGTTACTGATGATGTTGTGGGAATGGAAATTGTGGGTGTCGCCAAAAATCCAATGGCCATTGCCAGTGGAATTGTTTCTCTTTTACCTCGTTATGGAGCAAACCTACTCGGAGAAATTCTCTCTGTTGGATTTCAAGAAGTAAGAGACCTTGCGATGCGTTATGGTGCAAGACCAGACTCTGTGATGGGAAGGTCCGGCCTAGCCGATTTTATCACAACCGCAACAAGCAATAAAAGTAGAAACCGAGGATTTGGACAAAAAATTGTCGGAGAACTTTTATCAGGTGGTGAAAAGTTAAGTATCAAGGATCGAATTGAAATTTTCTTTGCTCCAAGATCCTTTATCGAAAGAGAATCCACCAAGTGGCATGATAACGTAGAAGGAACTTATGCTCTTAGTATCCTTATCGAACTTGCCAATGAAATCCGCCTTCCTTTTACCCTACACAGAACTTTGTTTGATGTACTGACAAGAAAACAACCACCAGATGCCCTTGTTGATTTGATTTGTGGTAAAAAAACAGAATCCAAAAACATTCCGCTCGTAGTGCAGAAGAAAGTAGGGCTCAACTTAACATCAGGAATTGATTTTCAAAATCTACTTGTCGATCGAATCTTAAAACATATCAGTAATGTTCCAGGTAGTGTAGCAAGAGTTAAAAAACAAGCTTCTGCTGTGATTGAATCCACTCAAAAACGACTCACCAAAGCCACTCGTAAAAAACAAAAACTAGATGAAGTGAAATTTGAAGCGGAACTAGAAATTTGGCAACGATTTCAAAATTGCCAGAAGGATGAAGAAAACACTTTGGTGAAAGAACTCGTTCGATTCTATGTGACAGAAATTGCAGACAACTATAGCCCCACAGTCAGGGAATCGGTTCTTCGTTTTGTGGCTCCCATCCGTCTTTTCTCCGGTGGTTTTTTGAAAGGATCCATGATCCCTCATATTGGTGGTAAAACGGAAGTAGTTAAAGCACTCTCATCTAAATACAATTTATTGTATGCTCCTACTCATAGATCTCACTTAGATTCGGTGGAAGTTGCTTATTCTTTATTTCATTTAGGACTACCTGTTCCTCGTTATGCGGCAGGAATTAATTTAATGTCCAATCCTTTTTGGGAATGGATGTTAAAGTCTCTCGGTGCTTATGCAGTCGATCGGGAAAGAACACGAAACAGTTTGTATTTAGAATGCCTCACTCTCTATTCACAAGTGATGTTAGAACAGGGAATACCTTCGCTTGTGTATCCCGAAGGAACTCGTTCCCGAACAGGAGCTATTGTCCCTGTAAAAACAGGACTTCTTACAACGGCTGTAAATGCGTTCCGCAGTTCAGGAACAGAGATAGTGATTGTTCCCATTTCTGTTTCTTATGAAACCGTTCCCGAAGACAACCAGTTTTGTAATATGCCAGAAGAGTTGGGAATGGCCGGATTTCTTGCCAAACGTTCCAATGTGTATGTAGAGTTTTGTGATCCGATTCCGATTTCTGAATACGCACATACGGAAGATCCAACACTCGAGCTCAGTTACCGAATCACCAAAGGGTGGAAACAATACCATAAAATTCTACCGAACCAAATTGTTGCTAAAATTCTAGCTGAGAATGATTTTTCTATCGAACTCTCGCAGAGTACCATGTTAGTTGAAGATTTCATTTCCCGTCATGATGGAAATTATCTAATCAAGGATCCAGAAGAAGTATGGGAAAAGGGTAGAAAGATTTTGGAAAAACGAAAGATGATTGAAGAGTCAAATCGAGTGATCCATTCTAAAAATGATGCCCTACTTTTGTATTATGCGAGTATGATTCCAGAGGACGAAGATAAAAAATACTAA